A genomic window from Hippocampus zosterae strain Florida chromosome 13, ASM2543408v3, whole genome shotgun sequence includes:
- the LOC127613681 gene encoding adhesion G protein-coupled receptor L1-like isoform X5: MAVSLCFLGVCVLTLAQVAPSSQAMSRAAMPFGLLRRELACEGYPIELRCPGSDVVMVETANYGRTDDKICDAEPFQMENTQCYLPDALKIMAQRCNNRTQCVVVAGVDVFPDPCPGTYKYLEIQYECVPYIFVCPGSLLSIQPASSQLEAEHQSGAWCKDPLQAGDRLYVMPWTPYRTEVLYEYASWDDYRQNRVTTTYKLPSRVDGTGFVVYDGAVFYNKERTRNLVKYDLRTRIKSGEAVVVNANYHDTSPYRWGGKSDIDLAVDENGLWVIYSTEANNGRIVVSQVNPYTLRFEGTWATGFDKRGASNAFMACGVLYAVRSVFQDDEGQADGRVGNDMVVYAYDTSRGQELPIQIPFPNAYQYISSIDYNPRDNQLYVWNNYYVLRYPLQFTPPPPTKGPLSSLMTTVRSYTATVALTPVRPSASHPVGVINRGPFDQRPITAMVPLTPRPPLRVPLAPGGPGQVGGCEGRVARGVQWPPTLKGETVERPCPKGSLGIASYECTTSPVSWSSRGPDLSNCTSPWVSQIAQKIKSGENAANIAGELVNLTRGRIYAGDVSMSVKLIEQLLDILDSQLQALRPANKESAARNYNKLQKRERTCRAYVQAVVQTVDNLLGPEALVSWADMSNSDQSRSASLLLDAVEKGAFLLANNLYEGRFSDRAPNVDLEVYVLNTEADIQDLTFPHSYDSDSILQISAVALQQYSNNGQVKLVLSLYKNLGSFLTTQNSTLRLGLGQGSEVRLRSLVVNSHVISASVHRGSNRVFLSEPVVFTLRHLQLDNHFGPNCSFWNASGVSGTGKWSTQGCRLLHTNNTHTTCACNHLSSYAVLMMYQQPASGVGVEELLVYIVSWVGISVALVCLATCLTTLCCQAAPWHTDHSTIHCNLWANLLITELLFLIESIKTQYTVVCSIIAGLLHFSLLSVFCWLCLEAVELYILQREVFEGRNSRRKYLYLSGYSIPGLVVAVSAAIDFRGYGSKTFCWLRTDNYFVWSFLGPVAVIITLNLVILVMTLHKMHSTAALKPDSSRHDNLRAWAVGSLTLLFLQCVNWSSGLMFLSAPSLLLAYLFASLNTAQGFLITILHCTLTRKGQKDYGRCLRLSQCCATSSSSSPDSIKGAALRSNSRYSSSQGRRATANRQSRIRRMWNDTVRRQTESSFIAADVNSTPTLNRAALGNHFLTNPVPQTRAGASPYDTMLAQGYNQPFTSTVGTFRNKKVGVSQSQESCGLDSVCLNGGYTPNTFTLHGLGAMPGSRAGVVGSTDLLKDGGVGMGGDGISPALLTPQGAADLGTGAAMRRNLSDAAALEKMIISELVQSNLRPSGDMPVPPERYGSLARPHHLDRAALAPTATLTRHAQQPQEGWAATMQPTSRHNAQEGWPHLRQHLQGAETHSSSHEQDHATTPHSQDGWSHARTPADAESRELLKDAERLQLQGTLGRRGLQERQQARPPDVQARPYSTLSRTPGTLSRHRTTAESGGGTDKERERDRDRYRDRPLPPPPPPPPQESEPLYKALEEPLLMKQREAGVDTWRGVQDREKDETFLLKRDGLMDEWRGRNRAREESFCSQKRNGDMAEWRGGIERGREEPHLLEKRDERMDAWRGAAETDREETFITQRNDFGIGGWRAGMEREKDRDGWRVGFERENEKQKDRALDVWRGGVDVDREESFLFESNDSGLDGRKRGKDRGPFRYHGDREDSDGFTLPLTPDLDLDPDTSPIYAQDSNPSPLYPGDRPSPPLGLFPRSSPPTNIFAPRDANSPPNNLYSRHSPQVYSRSSSPPRFYSRTSPPTLSYPDSSPEGPEELSPSSPPQQPALELPYSLGRPPLGPRPNHLQTFYQPPPPTTNGEAMYTSEPSSEGDDGQMQRVTSL, from the exons ATGGCGGTGTCATTGTGCTTCTTGGGCGTGTGCGTGCTAACTTTGGCTCAGGTCGCCCCCTCCAGCCAAG CCATGTCCCGGGCCGCCATGCCATTCGGGCTGTTGCGCAGGGAACTGGCGTGTGAGGGTTACCCCATTGAACTGCGCTGCCCGGGAAGCGACGTGGTGATGGTGGAGACCGCCAACTACGGACGTACTGACGACAAGATTTGTGACGCGGAGCCCTTCCAGATGGAGAACACGCAATGTTACCTTCCAGATGCACTGAAGATTATGGCTCAgag GTGTAACAACAGGACGCAATGTGTGGTGGTGGCAGGGGTGGACGTTTTCCCAGACCCTTGTCCTGGAACATACAAATACCTGGAGATCCAATACGAGTGTGTCCCTTACA TTTTCGTCTGTCCCGGATCACTGCTCAGCATCCAGCCAGCTTCCTCTCAGCTGGAGGCAGAACATCAGTCAGGGGCGTGGTGTAAGGATCCTCTGCAGGCTGGCGACAGACTATACGTCATGCCATGGACGCCGTATAGGACCGAGGTGCTTTATGAATATGCTTCCTGGGACGACTATCGGCAGAACCGTGTCACCACTACCTATAA ACTTCCAAGTCGTGTAGACGGTACAGGTTTTGTGGTGTATGATGGCGCCGTGTTCTATAACAAGGAACGTACACGGAACCTGGTCAAGTATGACCTGCGAACCCGCATTAAGAGCGGCGAGGCGGTGGTGGTCAATGCCAACTACCACGACACGTCGCCTTACCGCTGGGGAGGGAAGTCAGACATCGATCTGGCAGTGGATGAGAATGGCCTTTGGGTGATCTACTCCACTGAAGCAAACAACGGACGCATTGTGGTCAGCCAG GTGAACCCGTACACCCTGCGCTTCGAGGGCACGTGGGCCACAGGTTTTGACAAACGTGGGGCGAGCAACGCCTTCATGGCCTGTGGTGTGCTCTATGCGGTGCGCTCAGTCTTCCAGGATGATGAGGGGCAGGCGGATGGCCGTGTGGGCAATGATATGGTGGTTTATGCCTATGACACCAGCCGGGGGCAGGAGCTGCCCATTCAGATCCCCTTCCCCAACGCTTACCAGTACATCTCTTCCATAGACTACAACCCTAGAGACAACCAGCTGTATGTGTGGAATAACTATTATGTTCTCAGATACCCGCTTCAGTTcacgccaccaccaccaactaAAG GTCCACTTTCCTCTTTGATGACAACCGTTCGCTCTTACACGGCTACCGTTGCACTGACTCCTGTGCGGCCATCAGCCTCGCACCCGGTAGGCGTCATCAACCGAGGACCCTTTGACCAGAGGCCAATAACAGCCATGGTCCCCTTAACGCCCCGCCCCCCTTTGCGTGTTCCCTTGGCCCCGGGGGGCCCTGGTCAAGTGGGTGGATGTGAAGGAAGAGTGGCCAGAGGGGTACAGTGGCCCCCAACTCTGAAAGGGGAGACCGTGGAGAGGCCCTGCCCCAAAGGCTCACTGG GGATTGCGTCCTATGAGTGCACGACGTCGCCAGTTAGCTGGAGCTCCAGAGGTCCTGACCTATCTAACTGTACCTCTCCGTGGGTCAGCCAGATTGCACAAAAG ATTAAAAGTGGAGAGAACGCAGCAAATATAGCTGGGGAGCTGGTCAACCTAACCCGGGGACGGATCTATGCAGGTGATGTCAGCATGTCTGTCAAATTAATTGAACAGTTACTGGACATCTTGGACTCCCAGCTTCAAGCCTTGAGACCAGCCAATAAAGAGTCTGCAGCACGCAACTACAATAAG CTGCAGAAAAGGGAGCGCACGTGCAGGGCTTATGTGCAG GCTGTGGTTCAAACGGTAGATAACTTGTTGGGTCCCGAGGCGTTGGTGTCCTGGGCTGACATGAGCAATTCTGACCAGTCCCGCTCTGCATCACTCCTGTTGGATGCGGTGGAGAAAGGAGCGTTCCTGTTGGCTAACAACCTCTATGAAGGTCGATTCAGTGACAGAGCACCAAATGTCG ATCTGGAGGTGTACGTGCTCAACACAGAGGCGGACATACAGGACCTAACTTTCCCGCACTCCTATGACAGCGACAGTATCCTGCAGATCTCAGCTGTGGCCCTGCAACAGTACAGCAATAATG GCCAAGTGAAGTTGGTCCTCTCTCTGTATAAGAACTTGGGCAGCTTCCTGACCACCCAGAACTCCACCTTGCGGCTTGGACTCGGACAGGGGTCAGAGGTCAGGCTCAGGAGCCTGGTGGTCAACTCCCACGTCATCTCTGCCTCTGTGCACAGAGGCTCCAATAGAGTGTTCCTCTCTGAGCCTGTGGTGTTCACTCTCAGGCACCTGCAG CTGGACAACCACTTTGGTCCCAACTGCTCTTTCTGGAACGCCTCGGGGGTCTCCGGGACTGGCAAGTGGTCCACACAAGGATGTCGCCTGTTACACACCAACAATACGCACACGACTTGCGCCTGCAACCACCTGTCCAGCTATGCTGTACTCATGATGTACCAGCAACCAGCT TCTGGTGTGGGAGTAGAGGAGCTTCTGGTCTACATTGTCTCCTGGGTGGGCATCTCGGTTGCTCTGGTGTGTTTGGCCACCTGTCTTACCACCCTGTGCTGCCAGGCGGCACCGTGGCACACTGACCACAGCACCATCCACTGCAACTTGTGGGCCAATCTGCTCATCACTGAGCTGCTCTTCCTCATTGAATCCATTAAGACGCAATATACC GTGGTGTGCTCCATCATTGCCGGCCTGCTGCACTTCTCGCTGCTCTCAGTCTTCTGCTGGCTATGTCTGGAAGCGGTGGAACTGTACATTTTGCAACGTGAGGTGTTTGAGGGTCGTAACTCCAGGCGGAAGTATTTGTACCTGAGTGGCTACTCCATACCCGGGTTGGTGGTGGCTGTGTCTGCAGCCATTGACTTCAGAGGCTACGGCTCAAAAACGTT CTGCTGGCTGCGAACTGACAATTACTTCGTTTGGAGTTTTCTTGGACCGGTGGCCGTTATAATCACG CTTAACCTTGTGATCTTAGTGATGACCTTACATAAGATGCACAGCACTGCGGCCCTGAAGCCCGACTCCAGTCGCCATGACAACCTGAG GGCGTGGGCAGTGGGCTCGTTGACGCTTCTCTTTCTGCAATGTGTCAACTGGTCCTCAGGCCTGATGTTTTTGTCCGCGCCCTCTCTCCTCCTGGCTTATCTCTTCGCCTCCCTTAATACAGCGCAAGGCTTCCTCATCACCATCCTGCACTGCACCCTCACCAGGAAG GGTCAGAAAGACTACGGCCGATGTCTCCGTCTTTCCCAGTGTTGCGCAACctcttcgtccagctctccggACTCGATCAAGGGCGCTGCATTGCGCTCCAACAGCCGCTACAGCAGCAGCCAGGGGCGGAGGGCCACGGCGAACCGACAG AGCCGTATTAGGAGGATGTGGAATGACACGGTGCGGAGACAGACCGAGTCATCTTTCATCGCCGCTGATGTTAACAGTACCCCAACTCTTAACAGAG CTGCATTGGGGAATCATTTCCTGACCAATCCAGTGCCGCAGACTCGCGCAGGAGCCTCTCCGTATGACACCATGTTGGCACAGGGATACAATCAACCCTTCACCTCCACAG TTGGAACCTTCCGAAACAAGA AAGTTGGTGTGTCGCAGAGTCAAGAATCCTGTGGGTTGGACAGCGTGTGTCTCAACGGAGGCTACACCCCAAACACCTTCACCCTGCATGGACTGGGGGCCATGCCTGGATCCAGAGCTGGAGTGGTGGGCAGCACTGACCTTCTGAAAGACGGAGGAGTCGGCATGGGAGGCGATGGCATCTCCCCCGCCCTGCTAACCCCGCAGGGCGCCGCAGATCTGGGCACCGGTGCCGCAATGCGTCGGAACTTGTCCGATGCGGCTGCGCTGGAGAAGATGATCATCTCTGAGCTGGTACAGAGCAACCTGAGGCCTTCGGGTGACATGCCCGTCCCTCCCGAGCGCTACGGAAGCCTGGCAAGGCCTCATCATCTGGACAGGGCGGCCCTGGCTCCCACTGCCACGCTGACTCGGCACGCGCAGCAACCCCAAGAGGGCTGGGCGGCCACCATGCAGCCCACCTCTCGACACAACGCACAAGAGGGTTGGCCGCATTTGAGGCAGCACCTACAAGGTGCTGAGACACATTCCTCATCACATGAACAAGATCATGCCACAACACCACACTCACAAGATGGCTggtcacacgcacgcactccaGCAGATGCTGAGTCCCGCGAGTTGCTGAAAGATGCAGAGAGGCTCCAGCTGCAAGGCACTCTGGGTCGTCGAGGGCTCCAGGAACGGCAACAAGCGCGTCCCCCCGATGTTCAGGCTCGGCCATACTCCACCCTCAGCCGCACTCCTGGCACCCTGTCCCGCCACCGAACCACAGCCGAGTCAGGCGGAGGGACGGACAAAGAAAGGGAGCGAGACCGGGATCGTTATCGAGACAGACCCTTaccgccgcctcctcccccacccccgcaggAGTCGGAGCCCTTGTACAAAGCTCTGGAGGAGCCACTTCTGATGAAACAGCGGGAGGCCGGTGTCGACACTTGGCGAGGAGTGCAGGACAGGGAGAAGGATGAGACATTTCTCCTAAAAAGAGATGGACTTATGGATGAGTGGCGGGGACGTAACAGAGCAAGGGAAGAGTCTTTTTGCTCTCAAAAGAGAAATGGAGACATGGCTGAGTGGCGAGGTGGAATAGAAAGAGGAAGGGAGGAACCTCATCTCCTGGAGAAGAGAGATGAAAGGATGGATGCCTGGCGAGGAGCAGCAGAGACCGACAGGGAAGAAACCTTCATCACTCAGCGAAATGATTTTGGGATTGGTGGCTGGAGAGCTGGGATGGAGAGGGAGAAGGACAGAGATGGGTGGAGAGTAGGATTTGAACGAGAGAATGAAAAGCAGAAGGACAGAGCACTCGATGTGTGGCGTGGAGGGGTTGatgtcgacagagaggaatctTTTCTGTTTGAAAGTAACGACAGTGGTCTTGATggcagaaaaagaggaaaagatCGAGGTCCGTTCAGGTACCATGGTGACCGAGAGGATTCTGATGGCTTTACTCTGCCTTTGACCCCTGATCTTGACCTTGACCCCGACACCTCGCCTATCTACGCCCAAGATTCAAACCCCTCGCCACTGTACCCGGGAGACCGTCCATCGCCGCCTCTCGGTCTCTTCCCGCGAAGCTCACCCCCAACCAACATATTTGCTCCCCGAGACGCAAATTCTCCTCCCAACAATCTCTACTCGCGCCACTCACCTCAAGTGTACAGCCGCAGTAGTTCGCCTCCCCGCTTCTACAGCCGCACCTCCCCCCCGACACTCTCCTACCCTGACAGTAGCCCCGAAGGTCCCGAAGAGCTCAGCCCCAGCAGCCCGCCCCAGCAGCCTGCCCTGGAGCTGCCGTACAGCCTCGGGAGACCTCCTCTCGGCCCTCGTCCCAATCACCTGCAAACCTTTTATCAGCCACCGCCGCCGACGACTAATGGAGAGGCTATGTACACCTCTGAGCCGTCTTCGGAAGGAGACGATGGTCAGATGCAGCGGGTGACAAGCCTGTGA